In the Sediminibacter sp. Hel_I_10 genome, one interval contains:
- a CDS encoding lipocalin family protein, with protein MKSICIVLTCLLVLSSCSNDDDNSNQETSELLGTWQLIEIYADPGDGSGDFMTVDSDKTISFESDGTVASNGSLCGFSTTTGEVTTGTYSESDSTISGEGCSNQQFLTSFNMENARLILSFPCIEACQEKYIKL; from the coding sequence ATGAAATCCATTTGTATCGTTTTAACTTGCTTGTTGGTATTATCCTCTTGTTCAAATGATGACGACAATAGTAACCAAGAGACCTCAGAATTATTAGGCACTTGGCAGCTCATAGAAATCTATGCAGATCCTGGTGATGGTAGTGGTGATTTTATGACTGTGGATAGTGATAAAACGATATCTTTTGAAAGCGACGGAACAGTTGCTTCTAACGGAAGCCTTTGTGGCTTTTCTACAACAACAGGAGAAGTCACAACCGGCACTTATTCGGAAAGTGATAGCACCATAAGTGGCGAAGGCTGCTCTAATCAACAGTTTTTGACATCTTTTAATATGGAAAACGCGCGATTGATTTTGAGCTTTCCTTGTATTGAAGCCTGTCAAGAAAAATACATAAAACTCTAA